The proteins below are encoded in one region of Ornithinimicrobium avium:
- a CDS encoding HisA/HisF-related TIM barrel protein, with protein sequence MSAPYGGGARPTAPGHGTLDGRAVIPTLLAAVDVAGGRAVQVVDGDDDPLRVALGWVAQGARWIHLVDLDRAYRRGSDLPLLTHLVAALPVPVQLSGGLDRPEVVDQALATGARRINLAVTALRDPGWVAGLLREHGDRVAVGIDVLGDRVVARGSGEDLGPVQEVVATARAAFLDERPGAYVVADARRDGRRTGADLRLFRGLVEALGAPVVASGGVATLADLVALRTVGVSGIVLGSALYHRAFTLTEALEVLG encoded by the coding sequence GCGGTGGCGCGCGACCAACGGCCCCGGGGCACGGGACCCTCGACGGGCGTGCCGTCATACCGACCCTGCTGGCGGCGGTGGACGTCGCCGGCGGGCGGGCGGTGCAGGTCGTCGACGGCGACGACGACCCGCTGAGGGTGGCGCTGGGCTGGGTGGCGCAGGGCGCCCGCTGGATCCACCTGGTCGACCTCGACCGGGCCTACCGCCGCGGCTCGGACCTGCCGCTGCTGACCCACCTCGTCGCCGCGCTGCCCGTGCCGGTGCAGCTCTCCGGCGGGCTCGACCGCCCCGAGGTGGTCGACCAGGCCCTCGCCACCGGTGCCCGCCGGATCAACCTCGCCGTCACCGCGCTGCGCGACCCGGGATGGGTGGCCGGGCTGCTCCGCGAGCACGGGGACCGCGTCGCGGTCGGCATCGACGTGCTCGGGGACCGGGTCGTGGCCCGCGGCTCGGGCGAGGACCTCGGTCCGGTGCAGGAGGTCGTGGCCACCGCCCGAGCAGCCTTCCTCGACGAGCGGCCCGGCGCCTACGTGGTCGCCGACGCCAGGCGCGACGGCCGGCGCACCGGGGCCGACCTGCGGCTGTTCCGCGGCCTCGTCGAGGCGCTGGGGGCGCCCGTCGTCGCCTCCGGCGGCGTCGCCACGCTGGCGGACCTCGTCGCGCTGCGCACCGTGGGGGTCTCCGGCATCGTGCTGGGCTCGGCGCTCTACCATCGTGCCTTCACCCTGACCGAGGCGCTGGAGGTGCTCGGATGA
- a CDS encoding SseB family protein: MTHRFSGHDPADGHDTAGVPWRRRTLTGTGFDGDTGQADATLARLLGEIADGDSPDPDPAELVAAVSRARLVVGIVAVPGEIDDSSGIPADASSDMASVTLVAPDGQRALPAFTSTAALAEWNDRARPVPVTAQRAALAAVQEGCEVIPLDLSAPPGPPAYTLRPSMVWALATARPWVAAHEDAHVAAAVAAAVAPEPAVDAHELEPGATDPQALQVCLALRPGLNQDQVQSLVTRVGERIAADGEARARIDALAFRLRPAG, from the coding sequence ATGACGCACCGCTTCAGCGGCCACGACCCGGCGGACGGGCACGACACGGCCGGCGTCCCCTGGCGCAGGCGCACGCTCACCGGGACCGGTTTCGACGGCGACACCGGGCAGGCCGACGCCACGCTCGCCCGGCTTCTGGGGGAGATCGCCGACGGGGACAGCCCCGACCCCGACCCGGCCGAGCTCGTCGCAGCCGTCTCGCGCGCCCGGCTGGTCGTGGGCATCGTCGCGGTGCCCGGGGAGATCGACGACTCCAGCGGCATCCCCGCCGACGCGTCCAGCGACATGGCCTCGGTCACCCTCGTGGCCCCGGACGGGCAGCGTGCGCTGCCGGCGTTCACCAGCACCGCGGCGCTGGCCGAATGGAACGACCGGGCCAGACCCGTGCCCGTCACCGCCCAGCGCGCGGCCCTCGCGGCCGTCCAGGAGGGGTGCGAGGTGATCCCCCTCGACCTGTCCGCCCCGCCCGGACCGCCGGCCTACACGCTGCGACCGTCGATGGTGTGGGCGCTGGCCACGGCCCGGCCGTGGGTGGCCGCGCACGAGGACGCGCACGTCGCCGCCGCCGTCGCGGCCGCCGTCGCGCCTGAACCGGCGGTCGACGCCCACGAGCTGGAGCCCGGTGCCACCGACCCCCAGGCCCTTCAGGTCTGCCTGGCGCTGCGGCCCGGCCTCAACCAGGACCAGGTGCAGTCCCTGGTCACGCGGGTGGGGGAGCGGATCGCCGCCGACGGCGAGGCTCGGGCGCGCATCGACGCCCTCGCCTTCCGCCTGCGTCCGGCCGGCTGA
- a CDS encoding catalase translates to MTDTQPGYVNAEHGADGAAPAGSTLSNGAPNDSDRNSLSVGANGPLLLHDVALVENLASFHREKVPERLPHAKGSGAFGVFEVSEDVSAWTKAAAFAPGASSEVLVRFSTVAGEQGSPDTWRDVRGFSVRLYSEEGNLDIVGNNTPIFFVRDAMKFPNFIRSQRRLPDSGLRSPNMQWDFWTHNPETAHQVSYLMGDRGLPKTWRHMNGYGSHTYMWVNAEGERFFVKYHWHSDQGVENLTNEEATELAGSDADFHRRDLFEAIQRGEHPSWTLKVQVMPYEEAKTYRYNPFDLTKVWPHADYPLHTVGRMTLNRNPQNWFAQIEQAAFSPSNQVPGTGVSPDKMLLARVFSYPDAQRHRIGANFTHLPVNQPKVRVNAYQFDGPMAYLHSGSQPTYVTNSYGRPWSDEVGPVENGWEADGELVRQAYDLRADDDDFGQPGTLVREVYDDTVRERLVQTVAGMMPDVEPQIRERVYEYWRNIDQEVGERIEAAAKAQIEVTVPGVTHEDTGSASSLREQEDDRVAGDR, encoded by the coding sequence ATGACCGACACCCAACCTGGCTACGTCAACGCCGAGCACGGCGCGGACGGTGCCGCCCCCGCCGGCTCGACCCTGAGCAACGGCGCCCCCAACGACTCCGACCGCAACAGCCTGTCCGTGGGTGCCAACGGCCCGCTGCTGCTGCACGACGTCGCCCTCGTGGAGAACCTCGCCAGCTTCCACCGGGAGAAGGTCCCGGAGCGGCTGCCCCACGCCAAGGGCTCGGGCGCGTTCGGCGTCTTCGAGGTCTCCGAGGACGTCTCCGCCTGGACCAAGGCCGCCGCCTTCGCGCCGGGGGCCTCCAGCGAGGTGCTCGTGCGCTTCTCCACCGTCGCCGGGGAGCAGGGCTCCCCCGACACCTGGCGGGACGTCCGCGGCTTCTCGGTGCGCCTCTACAGCGAGGAGGGCAACCTGGATATCGTCGGCAACAACACGCCGATCTTCTTCGTCCGCGACGCGATGAAGTTCCCCAACTTCATCCGTTCCCAGCGCCGACTGCCCGACAGCGGCCTGCGCTCGCCGAACATGCAGTGGGACTTCTGGACCCACAACCCCGAGACCGCCCACCAGGTCTCCTACCTCATGGGCGACCGCGGTCTGCCCAAGACCTGGCGACACATGAACGGCTACGGCTCGCACACCTACATGTGGGTCAACGCCGAGGGCGAGCGCTTCTTCGTCAAGTACCACTGGCACAGCGACCAGGGCGTGGAGAACCTCACCAACGAGGAGGCCACCGAGCTGGCAGGCAGCGACGCGGACTTCCACCGCCGCGACCTCTTCGAGGCGATCCAGCGGGGCGAGCACCCCAGCTGGACCCTCAAGGTCCAGGTCATGCCCTACGAGGAGGCCAAGACCTACCGCTACAACCCGTTCGACCTGACCAAGGTCTGGCCGCACGCGGACTACCCGCTGCACACGGTGGGCAGGATGACGCTGAACCGCAACCCGCAGAACTGGTTCGCCCAGATCGAGCAGGCCGCGTTCAGCCCGTCCAACCAGGTCCCCGGCACCGGCGTCTCGCCGGACAAGATGCTGCTGGCGCGCGTGTTCTCCTACCCGGACGCCCAGCGGCACCGCATCGGCGCCAACTTCACCCACCTGCCGGTCAACCAGCCCAAGGTCCGCGTCAACGCCTACCAGTTCGACGGTCCGATGGCCTACCTGCACTCCGGCAGCCAGCCGACCTACGTGACGAACTCCTACGGTCGCCCCTGGTCCGACGAGGTCGGGCCGGTGGAGAACGGCTGGGAGGCCGACGGCGAGCTGGTGCGCCAGGCCTACGACCTGCGCGCCGACGACGACGACTTCGGCCAGCCGGGCACCCTGGTGCGCGAGGTCTACGACGACACTGTCCGCGAACGCCTGGTGCAGACGGTGGCCGGGATGATGCCGGACGTGGAGCCGCAGATCCGCGAGAGGGTCTACGAGTACTGGCGCAACATCGACCAGGAGGTCGGCGAGCGGATCGAGGCGGCCGCCAAGGCCCAGATCGAGGTGACCGTCCCGGGGGTCACGCACGAGGACACCGGGTCCGCCAGCTCCCTGCGTGAGCAGGAGGACGACAGGGTGGCCGGCGACCGCTGA
- a CDS encoding Fur family transcriptional regulator produces MVRTTERQRAARSASAPEQLLRDVGLRVTVPRLTVLDVVAEHPHADVSTVLERTRQRTAGVSVQGVYDVLTALTAAGLLRRLQPGQSAARYELDRGDNHHHVVCRECRTIRDVPCTTGSPPCLDASRPEAAGFAVDEAEVIFWGRCAACRAADGPGTTREQDPHEQTPRKTEKKEKE; encoded by the coding sequence ATGGTCAGGACGACGGAGCGGCAGCGTGCGGCACGGTCCGCCTCCGCCCCCGAGCAGCTCCTCCGTGATGTCGGCCTGCGCGTGACCGTGCCGCGTCTCACGGTGCTCGACGTCGTGGCCGAGCACCCGCACGCGGACGTCTCCACCGTGCTGGAGCGCACCCGGCAGCGCACCGCGGGAGTGTCCGTCCAGGGCGTCTACGACGTCCTGACCGCGCTCACCGCGGCCGGTCTCCTGCGACGCCTGCAGCCCGGTCAGTCCGCGGCCCGCTACGAGCTCGACCGCGGAGACAACCACCACCACGTGGTGTGCCGGGAGTGCCGGACGATCCGCGACGTCCCCTGCACGACCGGCAGCCCGCCCTGCCTCGACGCCTCCCGGCCCGAGGCGGCCGGCTTCGCGGTCGACGAGGCCGAGGTGATCTTCTGGGGCCGGTGCGCCGCCTGCCGGGCGGCCGACGGCCCGGGGACGACCCGCGAGCAGGACCCCCACGAGCAGACCCCGAGGAAGACCGAGAAGAAGGAGAAGGAATGA
- a CDS encoding winged helix-turn-helix domain-containing protein: MAVQVSDDMGAGEEGEVLSGVGGAVSLIPAVGAASGALVVLMSACSVEGLRTLATAWAGPVLVVGSVEEARAVLGTAAPADRTTEPATGPGPTLLLDEDRRVVGDGRSEVPLTPLEFDFLVALSSDPGRLRTFEELQHEVWGTPHIGDVTQVHSLVKRLRRKLRRLDLPVRLQAVRGIGFRLVRPARLTPVRR, encoded by the coding sequence ATGGCGGTCCAGGTCTCGGACGACATGGGTGCCGGTGAGGAGGGGGAGGTGCTCAGCGGGGTCGGGGGCGCGGTGTCGCTCATCCCCGCCGTCGGTGCTGCGTCCGGAGCGCTGGTGGTGCTGATGTCCGCGTGCTCGGTGGAGGGGCTGCGCACGCTGGCCACCGCCTGGGCGGGCCCCGTCCTGGTCGTGGGGTCGGTGGAGGAGGCGCGCGCCGTGCTGGGGACGGCCGCTCCCGCGGACCGGACGACGGAGCCCGCGACCGGTCCCGGGCCCACCCTGCTGCTGGACGAGGACCGCCGGGTGGTGGGGGACGGACGCTCCGAGGTGCCGCTCACCCCGCTGGAGTTCGACTTCCTCGTGGCGCTCAGCTCCGACCCGGGGCGGCTGCGCACGTTCGAGGAGCTGCAGCACGAGGTCTGGGGGACACCGCACATCGGCGACGTCACCCAGGTGCACTCGCTGGTCAAGCGGCTGCGGCGCAAGCTCCGGCGGCTCGACCTGCCGGTCCGGCTGCAGGCGGTCCGCGGGATCGGGTTCCGGTTGGTCCGCCCGGCACGGCTGACCCCCGTCCGCCGCTGA
- the infC gene encoding translation initiation factor IF-3 has translation MPGSPRQTKEQHISEPRINDRIRVPEVRLVGPNGEQVGIVRVEDALRLAAEADLDLVEVAPMARPPVAKLMDYGKYKYEAAMKAREARKNQVNTIIKEIKLRPKIDAHDYGTKKGHVERFLKGGDKVKVTIMFRGREQSRPELGFRLLQRLAEDVAELGHIESQPKQDGRNMVMVIGPAKKKTAVRQEKKRDAERARSGADETDADHDETHDEVELTEDRTAQESTEQTTEQA, from the coding sequence GTGCCCGGGTCACCACGACAGACGAAGGAGCAGCACATCAGCGAGCCTCGCATCAACGACCGCATCCGTGTTCCGGAGGTGCGGTTGGTAGGCCCCAACGGAGAGCAGGTCGGCATCGTGCGCGTCGAGGACGCGCTGCGGCTGGCTGCCGAGGCCGACCTCGACCTGGTCGAGGTCGCCCCGATGGCCCGCCCCCCGGTGGCCAAGCTCATGGACTACGGCAAGTACAAGTACGAAGCTGCGATGAAGGCGCGTGAGGCCCGGAAGAACCAGGTCAACACGATCATCAAGGAGATCAAGCTCCGCCCCAAGATCGACGCGCACGACTACGGCACCAAGAAGGGCCACGTCGAGCGCTTCCTCAAGGGCGGCGACAAGGTCAAGGTGACGATCATGTTCCGCGGCCGCGAGCAGTCGCGCCCCGAGCTGGGCTTCCGGCTGCTGCAGCGCCTCGCCGAGGACGTCGCCGAGCTGGGCCACATCGAGAGCCAGCCCAAGCAGGACGGCCGCAACATGGTCATGGTGATCGGACCGGCGAAGAAGAAGACGGCCGTGCGCCAGGAGAAGAAGCGCGACGCCGAGCGCGCCCGGAGCGGCGCGGACGAGACCGACGCCGACCACGACGAGACCCACGACGAGGTCGAGCTGACCGAGGACCGGACCGCTCAGGAGAGCACCGAGCAGACCACCGAGCAGGCCTGA
- the rpmI gene encoding 50S ribosomal protein L35: MPKMKTHSGAKKRFRVTGSGKVMRQRARHVHKFQERPARQARRLVNDVVVAKSDVRKVKKMLGL, translated from the coding sequence ATGCCGAAGATGAAGACCCACAGCGGAGCCAAGAAGCGCTTCCGCGTCACCGGCTCCGGCAAGGTGATGCGTCAGCGCGCGCGCCACGTCCACAAGTTCCAGGAGCGCCCGGCCCGCCAGGCCCGCCGCCTCGTGAACGACGTGGTGGTCGCCAAGTCCGACGTCCGCAAGGTGAAGAAGATGCTCGGCCTCTGA
- the rplT gene encoding 50S ribosomal protein L20 — protein sequence MARVKRAVNAHKKRRVVLERASGYRGQRSRLYRKAKEQVTHSLVYSYNDRRKRKGDFRRLWIQRINAGARANGMTYNRFVQGLKAAGVEVDRRMLAELAVSDAAAFTALVELSRANVPADGAKAESAA from the coding sequence GTGGCACGCGTGAAGCGGGCGGTCAACGCCCACAAGAAGCGCCGGGTCGTCCTGGAGCGCGCCAGCGGCTACCGCGGGCAGCGCAGCAGGCTCTACCGCAAGGCCAAGGAGCAGGTCACCCACTCGCTGGTGTACAGCTACAACGACCGTCGCAAGCGCAAGGGTGACTTCCGTCGCCTGTGGATCCAGCGGATCAACGCCGGCGCCCGCGCCAACGGCATGACCTACAACCGCTTCGTGCAGGGCCTGAAGGCCGCCGGTGTGGAGGTGGACCGCCGGATGCTCGCCGAGCTCGCGGTCAGCGACGCAGCCGCGTTCACCGCGCTCGTGGAGCTGTCCCGCGCCAACGTCCCCGCGGACGGCGCCAAGGCCGAGTCCGCGGCCTGA
- a CDS encoding TrmH family RNA methyltransferase, translated as MTADRPPLLSNPRSERVRLVAALGRRAARDKQGLFLVEGPQAVREMLRYAVHAAEVVYLTPAAARRHTEIVAAAREGGVRTQECTDQVLAALADTEHPQGVVAVARPVDVPLAQALDAVAADGFAVVLTHVRDPGNAGTVLRGADAFGASAVLVSAASVDVHNPKVVRSTVGSLFHLPVSTGTPVPELLGACRERGIRLLAADGAGSTTLPEVDLTGPHAWVMGNEAWGLDPGVLALCDEVVSIPIQRAESLNLAMAATVCLHASGAVRAERRS; from the coding sequence ATGACCGCCGACCGCCCCCCGCTGCTGAGCAACCCTCGCAGCGAACGGGTCCGGCTGGTCGCCGCGCTGGGGCGTCGTGCTGCCCGTGACAAGCAGGGCCTCTTCCTGGTGGAGGGCCCGCAGGCCGTCCGCGAGATGCTCCGGTATGCCGTGCACGCCGCCGAGGTCGTCTACCTCACCCCGGCGGCGGCGCGACGGCATACCGAGATCGTGGCCGCCGCCCGGGAGGGTGGCGTGCGGACCCAGGAGTGCACCGACCAGGTGCTGGCCGCGCTCGCCGACACCGAGCACCCCCAGGGGGTGGTCGCCGTCGCCCGGCCGGTCGACGTCCCGCTCGCGCAGGCGCTGGACGCCGTGGCGGCCGACGGGTTCGCGGTGGTGCTGACGCACGTCCGGGACCCCGGCAACGCCGGGACCGTCCTGCGGGGAGCAGACGCGTTCGGGGCCTCCGCGGTGCTCGTCAGCGCCGCCTCGGTCGACGTGCACAACCCCAAGGTGGTGCGCTCGACCGTCGGCTCGCTGTTCCACCTCCCGGTGAGCACCGGCACACCGGTCCCCGAGCTGCTGGGTGCCTGCCGGGAGCGCGGCATCCGGCTGCTGGCCGCCGACGGCGCAGGATCCACGACGCTGCCCGAGGTCGACCTCACCGGGCCGCACGCCTGGGTCATGGGCAACGAGGCCTGGGGCCTGGACCCGGGGGTGCTCGCGCTGTGCGACGAGGTCGTCTCGATCCCGATCCAGCGGGCGGAGTCGCTCAACCTGGCGATGGCCGCCACCGTGTGCCTGCACGCGTCCGGGGCGGTGCGCGCGGAGCGCCGCTCGTGA
- the pheS gene encoding phenylalanine--tRNA ligase subunit alpha, with product MSGPNTNYDPVEVAALEPQAIEADVAVALTAIAAATSLEELKSARLAHAGEKSPLALANREIGALPPSARAEAGKRVGQARGRVNQALAARQGELEAERDERILVEEAMDLTAVPARRPLGRRHLLSVTAERMADAMVALGWEIAEGPQVEAEWFNFDALNFDKDHPARQMQDTFFVEPADAGLVLRTHTSPVQARALIERGVPLYVAVPGRTFRTDELDATHTPVFAQLEGLAVDEGLTMAHLKGTLDRLAEAMFGPGITSRLRPSFFPFTEPSAEMDFRCFVCHGEDPDCRTCGGTGWIEWGGCGMVNQNVLRACGVDPDRYQGFAFGMGIERTAMLRNTVADMRELIEGDVRFNAQFGMEG from the coding sequence GTGTCCGGACCCAACACCAACTACGACCCCGTCGAGGTCGCCGCCCTGGAGCCGCAGGCCATCGAGGCCGACGTGGCCGTCGCCCTGACCGCGATCGCCGCCGCCACCTCCCTCGAAGAGCTGAAGTCGGCGCGCCTGGCCCACGCCGGCGAGAAGTCCCCGCTGGCGCTGGCCAACCGCGAGATCGGCGCGCTGCCGCCCAGCGCCAGGGCCGAGGCGGGCAAGCGCGTCGGGCAGGCCAGGGGTCGCGTCAACCAGGCCCTCGCCGCCCGCCAGGGCGAGCTGGAGGCCGAGCGCGACGAGCGGATCCTCGTCGAGGAGGCGATGGACCTCACGGCCGTGCCCGCCCGTCGGCCGCTGGGCAGGCGCCACCTGCTCTCCGTCACCGCCGAGCGGATGGCCGACGCCATGGTCGCCCTGGGGTGGGAGATCGCCGAGGGCCCGCAGGTCGAGGCCGAGTGGTTCAACTTCGACGCGCTCAACTTCGACAAGGACCACCCCGCCCGGCAGATGCAGGACACCTTCTTCGTCGAGCCGGCCGACGCGGGCCTGGTCCTGCGCACCCACACCTCCCCGGTGCAGGCGAGGGCGCTGATCGAGCGCGGGGTGCCGCTCTACGTCGCGGTGCCCGGGCGGACCTTCCGCACCGACGAGCTCGACGCCACGCACACGCCGGTCTTCGCCCAGCTCGAGGGCCTGGCGGTCGACGAGGGCCTCACGATGGCCCACCTCAAGGGCACCCTGGACCGGCTCGCCGAGGCGATGTTCGGCCCCGGCATCACCAGCCGGCTGCGCCCCTCCTTCTTCCCCTTCACCGAGCCCAGCGCAGAGATGGACTTCCGCTGCTTCGTCTGCCACGGCGAGGACCCCGACTGCCGCACCTGCGGCGGGACCGGCTGGATCGAATGGGGCGGCTGCGGCATGGTCAACCAGAACGTGCTGCGCGCCTGCGGCGTCGACCCGGACCGTTACCAGGGCTTCGCCTTCGGGATGGGCATCGAGCGCACCGCCATGCTGCGCAACACGGTGGCCGACATGCGCGAGCTGATCGAGGGCGACGTGCGCTTCAACGCGCAGTTCGGGATGGAGGGCTGA
- the pheT gene encoding phenylalanine--tRNA ligase subunit beta yields the protein MRIPLDWLGEYVALPDGVTGEQVAADLVAVGLEEEGLHTSGVGRPLVVGRVLEKHPEPQKNGRTINWCQVDVGAANGTGEPQGIVCGAHNFEVGDLVAVILPGGVLPTPHGPVTISARKTYGHVSAGMICSVRELGIGDDHEGIIVLPRLLGDERVVELGLTPGDDLVPVLGLDREVVEVNVTPDRGYCFSMRGVAREYSHSTGAAYTDPASLPVDPATGDGYEVRLADGAPLLGVPGCDRYVARVVRDIDLTRTTPEWMARRLTEAGMRPIGLAVDVTNYVMLALGQPLHAFDLDTLDGPIVVRRAQAGETLKTLDDVVRTLDPEDLLITDSGTRILALAGVMGGEDGEVTPGRTTEVLVESAHFDHRTVARTSRRHRLSSEASKRFERGVDPEVAAAAAQLAVDLLVEHGGGTADPHITDVDEHRPAGPITLDLGMPTRYVGVDYAPGRVREILTMIGCGLEDVSDGAVSVQPPSWRPDLTDAATLVEEVARIDGYDKIPSVVPRAVGGRGLTHAQRSRRLVARALAGAGLQEVQTYPFVGPEQFDDLRLPADDPRRTAVRLANPLSDAAPFMRTELLQTLPATLRRNLSRGAHDVALFEVDTVTLPSPGLKAPVPDVGQRPEDQVLEKIKEAVPDQPWHVGLVAAGQVDRTGWWGGGRQVDVTDVVGWAHTVCDALGVSVQRRPAERMPFHPGRCVELVLEHGASVGWVGELHPKVLQSLGLPGRTAAAELDLDVLVAASDHRIVATPLSTQPMAASDVALVVARSVRYADVEASVRAGAGDLLESIELFDVYTGDQIEDDQQSLAFRMHFRAADRTLTTEEVNAARDAAVARAAEHHGAVQR from the coding sequence ATGCGCATTCCTCTGGACTGGCTCGGCGAGTACGTCGCCCTGCCCGACGGCGTGACCGGCGAGCAGGTCGCCGCCGACCTCGTGGCGGTGGGCCTGGAGGAGGAGGGCCTGCACACCAGCGGCGTGGGCAGGCCGCTCGTCGTCGGCCGCGTGCTGGAGAAGCACCCCGAGCCGCAGAAGAACGGCAGGACCATCAACTGGTGCCAGGTCGACGTGGGTGCCGCCAACGGCACCGGCGAGCCGCAGGGCATCGTCTGCGGCGCGCACAACTTCGAGGTCGGCGACCTCGTCGCGGTGATCCTGCCCGGCGGCGTGCTGCCCACCCCGCACGGGCCGGTGACCATCTCGGCCCGCAAGACCTACGGGCACGTCTCCGCGGGGATGATCTGCTCGGTCCGCGAGCTCGGCATCGGCGACGACCACGAGGGCATCATCGTGCTGCCCCGGCTGCTGGGCGACGAGCGCGTCGTCGAGCTCGGGCTCACGCCCGGCGACGACCTCGTCCCCGTCCTGGGCCTGGACCGCGAGGTCGTCGAGGTCAACGTCACCCCGGACCGCGGCTACTGCTTCAGCATGCGCGGCGTCGCCCGCGAGTACTCCCACTCGACGGGAGCCGCCTACACCGACCCCGCCTCGCTGCCCGTGGACCCCGCGACCGGCGACGGGTATGAGGTGCGCCTCGCCGACGGCGCGCCGCTGCTCGGCGTGCCGGGCTGCGACCGCTACGTCGCCCGCGTCGTCCGCGACATCGACCTCACGCGCACCACACCGGAGTGGATGGCCCGGCGCCTGACGGAGGCCGGGATGCGCCCGATCGGGCTGGCCGTCGACGTCACCAACTACGTCATGCTCGCCCTCGGGCAGCCCCTGCACGCCTTCGACCTGGACACCCTGGACGGGCCGATCGTGGTGCGCCGGGCGCAGGCGGGCGAGACCCTGAAGACCCTCGACGACGTGGTCCGCACCCTCGACCCCGAGGACCTGCTCATCACCGACTCGGGCACCCGGATCCTGGCGCTCGCAGGCGTCATGGGCGGCGAGGACGGCGAGGTCACCCCCGGCCGGACGACGGAGGTCCTGGTCGAGTCGGCCCACTTCGACCACCGCACCGTGGCCCGGACCTCGCGCCGGCACAGGCTGAGCAGCGAGGCCTCCAAGCGCTTCGAGCGAGGCGTGGACCCCGAGGTCGCGGCGGCCGCCGCCCAGCTGGCCGTCGACCTGCTCGTCGAGCACGGTGGCGGCACCGCCGACCCGCACATCACCGACGTCGACGAGCACCGGCCCGCCGGGCCGATCACCCTCGACCTGGGGATGCCGACCCGCTACGTGGGCGTCGACTACGCCCCCGGGCGGGTGCGCGAGATCCTCACGATGATCGGCTGCGGCCTTGAGGACGTGTCCGACGGCGCGGTCTCGGTGCAGCCCCCCAGCTGGCGGCCCGACCTGACCGACGCGGCCACGCTGGTCGAGGAGGTCGCGCGGATCGACGGCTACGACAAGATCCCCTCCGTGGTGCCACGCGCCGTCGGCGGCCGGGGACTCACCCACGCCCAGCGCAGCCGCCGGCTCGTCGCCCGGGCGCTCGCCGGCGCCGGGCTCCAGGAGGTGCAGACCTACCCGTTCGTCGGCCCCGAGCAGTTCGACGACCTCCGGCTGCCCGCGGACGACCCGCGGCGCACCGCCGTGCGGCTGGCCAACCCGCTGTCGGACGCGGCACCGTTCATGCGCACCGAGCTGCTCCAGACGCTGCCGGCCACGTTGCGCCGCAATCTCTCCCGCGGCGCCCACGACGTAGCCCTCTTCGAGGTCGACACCGTCACCCTCCCGTCTCCCGGGCTCAAGGCGCCCGTGCCCGACGTGGGACAGCGCCCCGAGGACCAGGTCCTCGAGAAGATCAAGGAGGCCGTCCCGGACCAGCCCTGGCACGTGGGGCTCGTCGCTGCGGGTCAGGTCGACCGGACCGGCTGGTGGGGCGGCGGCCGCCAGGTCGACGTCACCGACGTGGTCGGCTGGGCGCACACCGTGTGCGACGCCCTCGGCGTGAGCGTCCAGCGGCGACCGGCCGAGCGGATGCCCTTCCACCCGGGGCGCTGCGTCGAGCTGGTGCTGGAGCACGGTGCGAGCGTGGGCTGGGTCGGCGAGCTGCACCCCAAGGTGCTCCAGTCCCTGGGACTGCCCGGACGGACCGCCGCCGCGGAGCTCGACCTCGACGTGCTGGTCGCCGCCTCCGACCACCGGATCGTGGCGACCCCGTTGTCCACGCAGCCGATGGCGGCCTCGGACGTCGCCCTCGTGGTCGCCCGGTCTGTGCGCTATGCCGACGTCGAGGCCTCGGTGCGCGCCGGCGCGGGCGACCTGCTGGAGTCGATCGAGCTCTTCGACGTCTACACCGGCGACCAGATCGAGGACGACCAGCAGTCGCTGGCCTTCCGGATGCACTTCCGCGCGGCCGACCGGACCCTGACCACCGAGGAGGTCAACGCGGCGCGCGACGCGGCGGTCGCCAGGGCGGCGGAGCACCACGGGGCGGTGCAGCGGTGA